The genomic stretch aaaaatcCCAATTGccacgataagctctctttatagccaataagttagtaattaagttagttgtaagtttacttccctcttttgacaagtaggtttgaatccgtacgaatgataagtcctaattgcgaaagcaaacaaatcttaataaatcaaattacaatttttctaacagtgttgagaagtcaccatttgtgattggacacacatactcattatttactaatatttatcataaatacttaagctaatAACAACCTCCCTTATTTTAAAAAAGTCGATCGGGGGCAGCAGCAAGAGATAATATTTCGGAGTCCCAAGGTAGTGTGCCTCAAATCCAGAGTGCAGCTTCAGTTTGGAGGCAGTTTGCAAGCAAGGTAAGCTTTCAAGGTTTTCAATGGCAAAGGCGTCAAAGTCATTCATTTTAAAAGGGAAGTTATGGAGAAAACTGTTGCCCCGAGTCTTCGAAAACTCTTCGGAAATGACCACTATGTGTTCAAGCAAGATGGTGCACCAGCGCATACTGCCATCTTGGTTCTAGACTGAGTTCTAGACTTGACGGACTTTCTGGGCTTTCTTGACTTTTTTGTCTGGTCCTACATGAGCTTCACGTAAAAGCTTGCGGATTACAAGATTTCCAACTTGGAACAGTTGAGCGGTTAACCAGAAAATCTGTGTTGAAATACCCAGGAAATTCGTGAGTGTCGCCTGCGACAGCTTCGAAAGGCGTTGAAGTCGGTGAAGCTGATGTAGATGTTAACTATGATGTTTCCTAGTCAAGATATGATCGTATTAACATTTACGTCCTAAGTCGTTCAAATGACCAAGAAAAATCCAAATCGTATAAACGTGCATTGTTTCGCTGGTAAAACTCGTTATTGAATCCTAACGCGTGTAATAAGATCTTTTTAGGGAAATCGTAATTCGATATACAAAACGTCACATTATATCCTTATGTAATCGTAATGACTGTAACGTTTCGCTTCATTTACAATTAGTACCGTATGTGCGAACATTTTCGAAAATTCATCGTATTGATAGTTGGAACGTTGCTTGAAGTAAATGTTGATTATCTTTATAATTAAAGTTGAAATTTATACTGCAGTATGAAAGTAGCGTTGCAccgaaaaaaaatagttgaaataaaaaagagtgGCACATACAGCCgtcttttgaaaaaataccgaaaccGTTGGAACAATTATCATGATGATTTCCCACAAGCGATTCATCTTTTGAAGTCAGTTCCAAACGTTTTCCATATATTTCAAAAAGTGATGAAAACCTGGCAAAGTTATCTTGGAAACTTTTTTCGATAGCTTTTTCGGTATTTGTTAGTATAAGAACGCTGAAATCCTGCTTCAAAACATCCATTTCTTTTTTAAATTCCGACATGTAAGAATGGGAGCTGCAAAAAATCATTACGTTAAAATtgtataaaaaatgaaatataaatttgCGATTTCGATTTTaaatcttaaatttaaaattcaaaattttaattttcaacttTATTTTTTACACCATAAATGTGTAACTCCAAAttcaaaattaatattttgaatTGGTTATTGCTGATATTCGAATCTTAATTTCTAATatttgattatatttttttttattttacaatttaAACTTTATATTGAGTTTGAGCTTgactgattatttttaacattaaatttttaattttgctgtaTTTGATGTTACtattttggatttatttttcaatgtttggttttagttttcattttttatttctatttttaattgttatatttgaaaattatgaatcatgaattttaaaatgtagaagaataatttaaaaaaacatacctatattttaatttaaatttaaatgttcgatttgaaaatatgaaattcaaaatttaaagattaattaacaaaaaaattaatttcaaattttattttttttttaaatttaaatttcatattGAATGCGAGCTTGACcgattaatttaaatttttaatttctgaTGTCTGATTTCATAGTTTTTCTATTTGCAATTTTTAATTTCTGATTTGAATTCACAATTTTTCTTTGAATTGCTATCTTGCATGTTTATAAATTAAAGATTTAAGAAGgttaaattgtaattttaaaatatattatttaAAGCTTGAATTtaaaagtttaatttgaaaatatgaaattgaaaacttaaaattaaaaaaaaaatacatcataaACCTATCGTTTAGGAAttagtaaaacacttatacCTGATAATTCGTGTGGGTCAGTCAAGTGAATCAAACCAACATCAGTTACATACACAGAATCTGGTTTGATCGACGGATATGAATGAATTGAATAATGTATATTTTGCGATTCAGCAACTGCGGAATTCTCACATTGTGTCTGATTTAACTCCATCTCTTCTATAACTGTTGTTTGTTCTAACTGTGTCGTAAAAATTTCACCTAAAATATTAAGGTGTTAAAAATCTCAATTTCAATATAGCGAATTGGTTGTTTACTCATAACTAAATTGTTGTTACACAACTTGAATGATAACTGAATACGCTGTGTATAGATAGTAATACTAACGTCCATTATTACAACAGTTTATTTCCTGAGCCGAATTCTGGAGATTTGAACTATTTCCGCCTACTTGAACTTTTAGAACTACGGGCCGGTTTACAGGATTGTGACTGACCCACtacggtatcttcaataatccGATGTTTCACTGGTTCCAATGATTGTGTCGAGCTGTTGACATTACGAATTTCTGAAATGTTATTGAAAACATCTTTGATAAATATATCAATTAAAAGAATTACAGGGAAACTTACCAGCAAAAAGTTTGTTATAATCTTTCACAGCAGCGGCTTTCTGCTTTTTCTCAGGTTTCAACCTTTTCTTTTTGCCATCGATGTCTGAAACCTCCTTCATGGCAAGGTCATCCGCTGCAGCTTCCGCGGTTGCGAGCTTTTTGTATCTCTCGTTGACGATCACGGGAATTTGCTTTGTAGCTCCCTTATAGGCTGTTCCGTTTATTCTCAGCTCTTCATATGTTTGTTCGGAAACCAATTTTGGACAAAGGAGTTCTCCATTCCTTATCCAAGAAGTGGGGACAACCAACAacttgaatttttgttttgttagttGTACTACAGCGAACATTCcttgaagaaaaacaaacaggtgAAATACATTATCCGACTGAGAAAACTTCATGCAGGTAAACAAACACATCAGATATTAAACGTCCATTCGCATCGTATACGTTAGCAAACGTAATAACGATTCTATGTGTATGTAAACTGTCTTTCGCGTGTGTTGGGAAAGGATGGCTAACGAACATCACAAGTCGTAATAAAAAGGAGCCATTTTACTTTCAGAAGTGAAACAGCTTCCTGATTGGTAGTTTCGAAGTTCGTGACcgtaaaaacaaaaactaaaacaGGCAAATGATGTGTGCATGTTTATTTCTGCACACGTAGGGTAAATTACCCGGTAATGGACACCATAAGCTCTTTACCAATTTTCTTGAGTGATTATTctgaaattaaaaatacaaGCTACCTGATGAATTACAGTGTactgtatgaaaaaatgtttactaaataaataaataaataaataaatgatccGTGTTCAAACCACAATACATATAATTCATCTTTCCCAAAAAAGGGTTAGCgggaattttattatttaacgATGGAATAGAAACAATTTAATGTTCAAGAATGGCGAGTTTTCAAGAAATTAGTTTGTTAAAATTCATAATACGGAAAGGTTTCACCACTGGTAAATATACCCTATTCAAGAATGAGTTATCTCGCTTATTATTTGCTTTAAACAGAGACTCTTCACAGTGACTATATGGTACCGTGGAACTGTAGAGGACTGATGAGCGCAACGTCAGAGGTTCGAAACCAGCAAGAAGCAGGCAATTTATATAGGTAAGAATAATGGTTTATATTAATAAAAGTGTTCTATTGAACTAATACTGAGTTCTAGTTAACGCTCGACATTGGAAAGTtccaagtttcatttttttttcacacattaCAGTTGTTCATTCAAACTCGTATATAGCTATACTTTTAATCGGATAAATGTAAATAGAAACTAATTCTGACTATCAGCAGAAGTCACAGGAGACACAACATTTAGTCATTATAAGAAATGATTTTTGTCGTTATATTTGTTGGTCGAAGAGTTAAAGTATGTATATCGCCTCCACTTTGATTTGTATATTGTAATATTCTGCAGCAATTGCGATTTAACAATAATGTATATGTTTCTGTATTGGCATGTCGCAATTAAGTTATACATATGAAATTGTTGACTGGGTCACTAAGTACCTTAAGATGGGAGTGTGTTGAAACAAGGCTCGGAAATAGTCAATGCGTTACTTATGATAACACTGTCTTATATTTTTATCACCATAAAAAACATGATGATATGTTTTCATATGTTACGCATGAATTATTACCGAGTGCTATGCCGTTGAAAATGCgaagtcgaccacgtggtgggtctaagtcggccatttgtggcttcaacacactTCCACTTTAACTAAATAATACTCAGAAATTAAGTGTGTGATATTTACATATTATGGAGTTTTGAAATTGTATCCGAATTTATTAAACAAGGTGTATATGAGAACTTGGCAATATCCCAAACGTTATTATAAATGTTTTATCTTTGAGAGCTGCTCCGATGATCAAACAAACTTATAGTAAAGTCCAACACGGTGCgaaaaacgcgaaaaatttATCACAAATTGAACTCAACAACACCTCAGGATTTTGCGCAAAAGCAAGCATAAAATTTCTTAGGAACAAAAAATGGGTTTGCAGCAACATGTTTTCGATACACTATTAGTTATTGAATTCAGTCACTACCAATCAATAAAAGTTTTACTCGagcatatttttcagttttcaggtATTTGATTTATTCTTTTATAAAGTATTTTAGCAATGAGGTATACACATTATACATAATACATAAGaccagttccacaaaaaatgtcccagttttaatttttttaaattgttattttcaatttggctgaaactttgcatagacgttccTGTAGGCAAAAGAGATTCCATTTTGTActgttggtttaattttttggaacacgactcatttttgagaagctattgaaaaatgctattttgggaaggtattgatgattacaaatatttttagagccaaaacggtttgtttggttggtctttggtaaagttgtggataataattttgtcttttagataaaaatatacactctaaaaaacatatttattttttgaaaataagttgaaggaaaaattaaaaattaattgcctaaaaaaaatttatagtcgaaacggtttgtttgattgggatagtgttttcggcaaagttgtagataataatgttgtccttccaaaaaatgtgcccctcaaaaaaaaaacgtaaaataattgtttttcaaaaaatcgtgtttttttgttatttctccTTGATTTGGTTTTattgttcaggtaatcttttgtagtttttatagaaataatcagattttgattatttctgacCATTTTGATTCTAaaattatttgtaatcatcaataccttcccaaaatagcatgtCAACAGCTTCccaaaatgagtcgtgttccaaaaaattaaaccaatagcacaaaatggcatcttttgcctatagaaacgtctatgcaaagtttcaaccaaatcaaaaatggtcgatttaatTGGTTTCCCGTTTTTTGTGGGTCACAAGCAATCATGATATACATATATCTAATCTTAATCATAATTGTTTCCGTCTAACATCTAAGTGATTCATCCTTTTATTTGCTTTACTTATATTATTATCCTAGAAACCCACCACTACTGTACGATTCTTCGATCGTTCCGATTACTATAGCAGCCACGGCTCGGACGCAGAGTTTGTGGCAAAATGTGTGTTCAAATCTACAAATGTAGTAAAAATCATGGCACCAGCTGATTTAGAAGAAGAACTACCATATGTTGTACTCAGCAAGAATAACTTTGAAGCATTATTACGAGATCTTTTGCTCGTACGCAACTATCGAGTAGAAGTCTACACGAATAAAGGCCCGTTAAAAACTTCCAACGATTGGATACTAGAGTTTAAAGGATCACCCGGAAATTTGACTCAGTTCGAAGATGTGCTTTTCTCTAACAATGATATGGTTGCCGGATCTGCGCTTTTTGCTGTGCATTTGAAGCAAAATGGTAAACAAAAAGTTGTAGGTGTTGCATGCGTTGAAACCAACGAGCGCATCTTGTCGGTATCTGAGTTTACAGATGACGATTTCTACTCTGAGCTGGAAGCTCTAGTTGTTATCCTTGGACCTAAGGAATGTATTATACCGACGAAAGATCCTGAGGTAAAACATTGcgattcatatatttttttgttttaatgttATCTTAAATTACTTCAGTACGCTCGGATTGAAACTATGTTAAAGAGAAATAATGTAGTTGTAACCACAAAGAAAAAACCAGAATTTTCACTGGAAAAAAATTGTGTCATACAAGATTTAAATAAATTGTTGCGATTTtcaaaaggccaaaaagaaagcGCAAATACGATGCCTGAAACGTCTAATACAACAGCATTAGCTGCATTAGGAGTATCAATACGCTATTTGGATTTAGTTAATGAATCCTCCAATCACGGACAGTACCAACTGAAGCTACTAAATTTAAACAGGTAAGTTCAAagtgaaacggtgttgaaaccaCAAATGACCGACTTCAAACTACCACTTCGAATTcccaaaagcacaagactcggaaatagttaattccctgtaaaaatgctattttatgtttgtgatgccacagcaaacataaaatggcgttttcacaggtgacgcattaactgaGAGAGATTATTgagttagaagaaaagaaagagaatagagaaagagagagtagaaaacagagagagagagagagagtagaaAACAGAATATATATAgaatagagaaagagagagagaatagagaatagagaaaaaGTGAAAGAGGAGTAGGAAATAAAGTgcaagaaaagagaaaaaagagagtAAAATAGAGAGAAGAGGAGGATAGAGGACGAAAGCGAGGACAACAAAGGAGAGAGAGAAGCAGggtgagaaagagagagaaagagtacAAAAAAGTATGTCTGCTGAAATGCACAATTAACTGTTTTTAATTACAGGTTTGTTCATTTGGATGCGGCAGCCGTTCACGCATTAAACCTGTTTCCTAAGCCCGGCACCAATATGAATGCAGCAGCTTATAAAGGGCACAGCGTTTTGGGAGTACTGGATCGTTGCAGAACACCTCAGGGCCATCGACTAGTGGCGCAGTGGCTTAAGCAGCCACTTCGAAATTACGACATCATCAAAGATCGACATGATATTGTCGAATGTCTCGTTGATTGTGCCTCTGTTCGGTCTGAAATGCATGATCTACACTTGAAGCGTCTTCCAGATATTCTTATATTGGTGAAAAAGTTGCTCAAAAAGAAAGCTTCTTTGCAAGATATATTTCGTCTATATCAAGTCGTTTTACGAATTCCAAAAATTCTTCATCTTTTGAAGTCACTAGAGAACACTGCGATCAAAAGCATTATTTACCATCCAATGAAAGATACTTTGGgagatttgaaattatttaaggATATGGTTGAGCAAGTTCTAGATCTAGAAGCAGTGGAACGTGGAGAATATTTGGTGAAACACACATTCGATGATCAGCTGAAGGAACATAAGGAAAAAATGgatgaaattcaacaaaatatgAAACGATTACTATCAAAGGTTGCCAGAGAACTCGGTCTCAATGAGGGGAGCTCCATTAAGCTGGAATACGTCAGCCATCACGGATTCCATTTCCGAATTTCTCTGAAAGATGAGACCATTATCCGCAAGAACTCAAACTATCAGGTTTATTGCAAATAACCTTCTCACCTATACAGTCAAttcgattttttattttctaggtATTGGATGCTATCAAAGGTGGTGTaagattttcaaacgaaaaactCGCTGATTACAATGCTGATTTTACTACCTCGAAGGAGGCTTACGAGgaacaacaaaagtctattgtaGATGAAGTGGTTCGAATTGCCATAGGATACGTGGAACCCTGGACAgttttgaacaatcagattgcCCAACTAGACTGTTTTGTGAGTTTTGCAGTGGCTGCAACTAGTGCCCCAGAACCATATGTTCGTCCCAAAATGCTTTTGGAAAGTGAAGGTGTTTTAAAGCTGACACAATTACGTCATCCCTGCCTAGAGTTACAAGAAGACgttaattttattgcaaatgATGTTGATTTCCATAAAGATCATACAACAATGTATATTATTACTGGCCCGAATATGGGAGGAAAAAGCACATACATTCGTTCCGTCGGGGTGGCTGTGTTAATGGCTCATGTTGGCTCCTTTGTGCCGTGTGAAGAGGCAAACATAGTAATTGTTGACTCAATACTTGGCCGCGTTGGCGCGAACGATAATCTTAGCAAAGGTTTAAGTACATTCATGGTTGAAATGGTTGAAACTGCAGGAATTATACGGGCTGCCACTGATAAATCTTTAGTCATCATAGATGAGCTAGGACGAGGCACCTCAACATATGAGGGCTGCGGAATTGCTTGGTCAATTGCAGAACATCTAGCCAAggagaaaaaatgttttaccCTTTTCGCTACACATTTCCACGAAATAGCCGAAATGTCAGAAACGATTAAGACTGTCAAAAGTTGCCACATGGAAGCTATTGCTGATAATGACAACTTCACTTTGTTATACCAGCTCAAACCTGGTGTTATGCAGAAAAGCTTTGGTATACAAGTTGCAAGACTGGCTAGTTTTCCCAGTGATCTAGTAATGGTAAAGATCTATCATATGCATACTTTGTTATTGATTCACTGACTTGGTTTATTTCAATAGTTAGCCCAAAAGTTATACGACGAGTGCGAAGACCATTACATTCAACTACAAGAGAACAAAGATCAAGAAGGAATCGATGTTTTTCTTTCATCGATAGGCAAAATTGCCAACGTGGATCCAAACAATGATGAGGCCATATGTGCGATGCTGCAAGATATTCGTCTATGCGTTAGGAATTCCAGCAGCActtattttcgaaaaacctttccCTCTCTCTACATCTAACTCGGATATGTAAACATGACCTGAACTACCGCAGCTTTGAtacaaacataataaaaatttgCGGAATTGTCAATAAAGAAATTATTAATGCTagttatcgataacgaatttgcTATTTAAACAGCTGAGTACTTCCATGCGCAATGACAAACCCGAAATGGAACAATGGTTAGTTTGATTTAATAGTTAACTTCTTACAGAAAATATAAACCtaatatatattacaaaagaaAATTTACAGTTTCACACAATTAAGCTAACAATTGAgctgttgcggaacagagtggtctaaagaccatttttacATGAAATTTTACGCGTGACATGTTACATTTGACATGCTGTGTCTTTCATGTAACATGTGATACTAGCAATTTTGTACAaattaccgtcattttctttgtcttttACAAGtcttgtgtacatagaccacccTGTTCCGAAATGATTCGAGGCTTCCAGTGAAATATATGAGGTGAATTGATTTGATGAGGTGAATtgacgtaagaaaaacattgttaatgcagctATTCAAATAACCATATTCATGAAAgcgtggacggtaaaattcatgaaaaggaAATTACGGAATTACTCGGACGGAAAATAGTAACGAATATGcctaggtgcttattacgggagtcacttcacggtgaaatcagagtgaagtgaacaaaatcctattacgggactcacataagtgagaaaaacttcgcaaagtgacatctgccgcgaaatctgggttattatgagtgtcatatcagtgaagtgacaacggaaaaagcgacgtttcgcgtggaattatttcacgaccattttgaacggtgaaatgattccacgaagatgccataagttttaaagttgattgatttatgatctaatggtaaatattgaatttattcttcagtaacgaaacgaatcagaatttgatccgtgccttaaagcggtcaaattttcatttttttgcccgatgaaaaaaatgcaaactagttcaggaaattttcgataccgaaaaaaaatttttttctgttgccgaatgtcttagaaatgcagatcacgtcaagatctggtgttatctaaaaaaacgactttctgagacttagagatttttgagctgggaaataATCTCATTaaacttgtcctattctcaatttcacttcactgtcaatctcactccacggaggtgatttttgtcacctcactttaggtggaatcgggaataggtctgaaaaagtgaagtgagcgtgaaagtgaaatttatttcaccgtgaaagaactcccgtaataagcaccaatttCAGGT from Wyeomyia smithii strain HCP4-BCI-WySm-NY-G18 chromosome 3, ASM2978416v1, whole genome shotgun sequence encodes the following:
- the LOC129733282 gene encoding DNA mismatch repair protein spellchecker 1 isoform X1, translated to MANLKPLQCLNLDANQQKKFMKFFKTLPDKPTTTVRFFDRSDYYSSHGSDAEFVAKCVFKSTNVVKIMAPADLEEELPYVVLSKNNFEALLRDLLLVRNYRVEVYTNKGPLKTSNDWILEFKGSPGNLTQFEDVLFSNNDMVAGSALFAVHLKQNGKQKVVGVACVETNERILSVSEFTDDDFYSELEALVVILGPKECIIPTKDPEYARIETMLKRNNVVVTTKKKPEFSLEKNCVIQDLNKLLRFSKGQKESANTMPETSNTTALAALGVSIRYLDLVNESSNHGQYQLKLLNLNRFVHLDAAAVHALNLFPKPGTNMNAAAYKGHSVLGVLDRCRTPQGHRLVAQWLKQPLRNYDIIKDRHDIVECLVDCASVRSEMHDLHLKRLPDILILVKKLLKKKASLQDIFRLYQVVLRIPKILHLLKSLENTAIKSIIYHPMKDTLGDLKLFKDMVEQVLDLEAVERGEYLVKHTFDDQLKEHKEKMDEIQQNMKRLLSKVARELGLNEGSSIKLEYVSHHGFHFRISLKDETIIRKNSNYQVLDAIKGGVRFSNEKLADYNADFTTSKEAYEEQQKSIVDEVVRIAIGYVEPWTVLNNQIAQLDCFVSFAVAATSAPEPYVRPKMLLESEGVLKLTQLRHPCLELQEDVNFIANDVDFHKDHTTMYIITGPNMGGKSTYIRSVGVAVLMAHVGSFVPCEEANIVIVDSILGRVGANDNLSKGLSTFMVEMVETAGIIRAATDKSLVIIDELGRGTSTYEGCGIAWSIAEHLAKEKKCFTLFATHFHEIAEMSETIKTVKSCHMEAIADNDNFTLLYQLKPGVMQKSFGIQVARLASFPSDLVMLAQKLYDECEDHYIQLQENKDQEGIDVFLSSIGKIANVDPNNDEAICAMLQDIRLCVRNSSSTYFRKTFPSLYI
- the LOC129733282 gene encoding DNA mismatch repair protein spellchecker 1 isoform X2 translates to MAPADLEEELPYVVLSKNNFEALLRDLLLVRNYRVEVYTNKGPLKTSNDWILEFKGSPGNLTQFEDVLFSNNDMVAGSALFAVHLKQNGKQKVVGVACVETNERILSVSEFTDDDFYSELEALVVILGPKECIIPTKDPEYARIETMLKRNNVVVTTKKKPEFSLEKNCVIQDLNKLLRFSKGQKESANTMPETSNTTALAALGVSIRYLDLVNESSNHGQYQLKLLNLNRFVHLDAAAVHALNLFPKPGTNMNAAAYKGHSVLGVLDRCRTPQGHRLVAQWLKQPLRNYDIIKDRHDIVECLVDCASVRSEMHDLHLKRLPDILILVKKLLKKKASLQDIFRLYQVVLRIPKILHLLKSLENTAIKSIIYHPMKDTLGDLKLFKDMVEQVLDLEAVERGEYLVKHTFDDQLKEHKEKMDEIQQNMKRLLSKVARELGLNEGSSIKLEYVSHHGFHFRISLKDETIIRKNSNYQVLDAIKGGVRFSNEKLADYNADFTTSKEAYEEQQKSIVDEVVRIAIGYVEPWTVLNNQIAQLDCFVSFAVAATSAPEPYVRPKMLLESEGVLKLTQLRHPCLELQEDVNFIANDVDFHKDHTTMYIITGPNMGGKSTYIRSVGVAVLMAHVGSFVPCEEANIVIVDSILGRVGANDNLSKGLSTFMVEMVETAGIIRAATDKSLVIIDELGRGTSTYEGCGIAWSIAEHLAKEKKCFTLFATHFHEIAEMSETIKTVKSCHMEAIADNDNFTLLYQLKPGVMQKSFGIQVARLASFPSDLVMLAQKLYDECEDHYIQLQENKDQEGIDVFLSSIGKIANVDPNNDEAICAMLQDIRLCVRNSSSTYFRKTFPSLYI